The Oscillospiraceae bacterium genome contains the following window.
TTCCATCCAGCTGGGTGGTACTACGCTGCTGATCGTCGTAGGTGTGGCGCTTGAGACCGGCCGTTCTCTGGAAGGCTATATGACCGCCCGTTACCACAAAGGGTTCTTGGAATAAGAGAAAGGGAATGTGCGATGAAACTGATCCTTTTGGGAGCCCCCGGCGCCGGCAAGGGAACTCAGGCAGAGATCCTCTGCGATAAGCTGGGCATCCCGACCATTTCCACCGGCAACATTCTGCGTGCAGCCGTTAAGGAAGGCACGCCGATGGGCAAAAAGGCAAAAAGTTTTATGGACGCCGGTGCTCTGGTGCCCGATGATGTCATCGTCGGCATCGTGAAGGAGCGCCTGGCTGAGCCTGACTGCGCAAAGGGCTTTATCCTTGACGGTATGCCCCGCACGATCGCTCAGGGCGAAGCTCTGGAGCAGATGGGCGTGGAGATCGACAAGGTCGTGAACCTCATCGTTGAGGATGAGGCGATCACCCGCCGCATGTCCGGCCGCCGCGTTTGCGCAAAATGCGGTGCCAGCTATCACATCGTAAACAAACCCAGTGCCAAAGAGGGCGTTTGTGACCGCTGCGGCGGTGAGTTGGCCATCCGCAAGGATGACGAGCCCGCCACTGTACTGGACCGCTTAAAGGCTTACCATGAGCAGACCGAGCCGCTGGTCGAGTTCTATCGCCAGCGCGGCAAGCTCGTGGAGGTGCCCGATCAGGGTTCCATCGAGGCCACCACGGCGTTCCTTCTCAAGCTTTTGGAGGCTTAATCATCCATGATCCAAATCAAAAATGCTGCCGAGCTGCAGAAGATGCGCAAGGCCTGCGCGATCAGCGCAGCAGCCCTGAAGGCCGGCGGCGAAGCGATCGAACCCGGTATCACTACCGCTGAGATCGACAAAATCATCTATGACTTTATCGTGCGCCACGGTGCCAGGCCCAACTTCCTGCACCTGTACGGCTTTCCGGCCACGGCGTGCATCAGCGTGAATGACACGGTCATTCATGGTATCCCCACCAGACAGCAGCAGATCCGCCCCGGCGACATCGTTTCGATCGACACCGGCTGCAAGATCGATGGCTTCAACGGCGACAATGCCTGCACCTACGGGTGCGGCAAGCTCGACCTCGAAGCCCAGCGGCTGCTGGATGTTACGAAGGAGAGCCTGCATCGCGGCATCGAGATGGCGCGCGGCGGCAACCGGGTAGGGGATATCGGCCACGCAGTACAGTCCTATGTCGAGGAGAACGGCTTCTCGGTCGTCCGCAGCTTTGTCGGCCACGGTGTCGGCAAGGAGCTGCATGAGGACCCCGAAGTCCCGAACTTCGGCAACGCCGGGCGCGGTCCGCGTCTGGTGCCGGGTATGTGCATCGCAGTCGAGCCGATGGTGTGCCAGTACAAGTACGCGGTAAAGACACTGAAGGACGGCTGGACGGTCAAAACGTGTGACGGCGGCCTGGCAGCTCACTTTGAGCATACCATGGCGATCACTACGGCCGGTGCCGAGGTCCTGACCTACGGCTGGGAGGAACCCGGATGGACTTTGTAAGAGGCCAGCTGGTCCGCTCCAAGGCCGGTCGGGATAAGACCCGCACACTGGCTGTTCTGGCTGTGGATGGACCGATGCTTCTGGTTGCGGACGGGGACCTGCGCAAGCTGGACAACCCCAAACGCAAAAAGATGCAGCATGTTGCACCTACGACCACCGTTCTTGAGAACGAGCTTCTGAAAAGCGATCAACAACTCAGGGATGCGATCCGCGCATATGACGCGGCGCGGAACTGACGGAACCCTTCAAGGAGGCAATCAGCTTGTCTAAAGAAGATGTCATCGAAGTAGAAGGTATCGTTCGGGAGGCCATGCCCAACACTGTGTTCAAGGTTGAACTCCTCAACAAAGAGGGTAAGCCCAACGGCCATGTGGTTATGGCTCACATTTCCGGCAAGCTGCGGACCAACTTCATCCGCATCCTGCCCGGCGACAAGGTCACGATGGAAATGTCTCCCTACGACCTGACCAAAGCCCGGATCACCTGGCGTTCCAAATAAGAAGCGCCTTGTGTTATAAAGGAGGTTAACATCATGAAGGTAAAACCTTCCGTGAAACCCATTTGCGAGAAGTGCAAGGTCATTAAGCGCAAAGGCCGCGTAATGATCATCTGCGCCAATCCGAAGCATAAGCAGCGTCAGGGCTAAAGGTCCGCGGAGCATTCCGCGGAAACCGTACCCAAAACGCTTGGGGGCCAAGTGCGTAGATTCCCGGCGCAGGCCCCGACCAGGACATGGGATGTTACTAATGGAGGTGCTTTATGGCACGTATTGCTGGTGTTGATCTGCCTCGCGAGAAGCGGATCGAGGTTGGTCTGACTTATGTTTACGGCATCGGCCAGTCCACTGCCGACGAGATTCTCGCCGGTACCGGAATTAACCCTGATACCCGCGTCAAGGACCTGACCGCTGATGAAGAGGCCAAGATCCGCGACTACATCGACAAAAACAACATCATGGTAGAAGGCGACCTGCGCCGTAATGTCGCGCTTGACATCAAGCGTCTGACCGAGATCCAGTGCTACCGTGGTGTGCGCCATCGCAAGGGTCTTCCCTGCCGCGGCCAGCGCACTAAGACCAATGCGCGTACCTGCAAAGGTCCCAAGCGCACTGTCGCTAACAAAAAGAAGTAAGGAGGAACTGAGACATGGCTGCTAACAAAGCTACTGCGGCAAAAACCCGCACTAAGAAAAAAGAGCGCAAGAATATCAGCGCCGGTGCTGCTCACATCCAGAGCACCTTTAACAACACCATCGTGACCATCACCGACACTCAGGGCAACACCGTTTCCTGGTGCAGCACTGGTGCGCTGAACTTCCGTGGCTCCCGTAAGAGCACTCCTTACGCTGCGCAGAGCGCTGCTGAGGTCGCTGCCAAGGCCGCCATCGAGCATGGCATGAAGACCGTTGAGGTCTACGTTAAGGGCCCCGGTTCCGGCCGTGAGAGCGCTATCCGCGCCCTGCAGGCAACCGGTCTGGAGGTCACCATGATCCGTGATGTGACCCCCATCCCCCACAATGGCTGCCGCCCGCCCAAACGCCGCCGCGTTTGATTGAAAGGAGAACATGAGATATGGCTAAGAATACCCAACCTATCGCTAAGCGCTGCCGTGCTCTCGGCATTTCTCCTGCTGTTATGGGTTATGGCAAGAAGACCACCAATCGTAACCCCGGCGGCCAGATGAGAAAGAAGAAGAGCGAGTACGCCACCCAGCTGAACGAGAAGCAGAAGGTCAAGTTCGTGTACGGCATTCTGGAGAACCAGTTCCATACCTACTACGAGAAGGCCTCCCGCATGCCCGGTCAGACCGGTGTCAACCTGCTGATTCTGGTCGAGCGCCGTCTCGACAATGTCGTCTACCGTCTGGGCTTTGCCAAGACCCGCCGCGACGCCCGCCAGCTGGTTTCCCACAATCACTTCACTGTCAATGGCAAGCGTGTCAACATCCCCTCTTATCAGGTTAAGGCGGGCGATGTGATCGAAGTCATCGAGTCCAGCCGTTCTTCCGTCAAGTTCAGCAAGCTGCTGGGCGAGGAAGCTCCTGTCGTTCTGCTGCCTTCCTGGCTGGAGCGCGACAAGAACGCCCTGAAGGGCACCGTCACCAAGCTGCCCGTTCGTGAGGACATTGATGTGCCCATCGCTGAGCACCTCATCGTCGAGTTGTACTCCAAGTAATCCTCTTAACTGTTTTCTACGATTTTTCCAACCGAACCAGCGCTCTCGGGCGCTGGCTTAACAAGGAGGGTTTTTATGATGGAGATCGAACGCCCCAAGATCGAAACGGCTGCCCTTTCCCCGGATGGCCGTTACGGTAAGTTCGTTGTCGAGCCCCTTGAGCGCGGCTTCGGCACGACTTTGGGCAACAGCTTGCGTCGTGTGCTTCTGTCCTCTCTGCCCGGTGTGGCTGTCACCAGCGTCAAGATTGACGGCGTGGTGCACGAGTTCACTACCATCGAGGGCGTGCGTGAGGATGTCACCGAGATCGTCCTGAACCTCAAGGGTGTCGCTGCCAAGATCTACGGCGAAGCCCCCAAGACCGTCCGCGTCGAGGCCGTTGGCCCCTGCGAGGTCACTGCCGGCACCATCAAGGGCGGCGATGATCTGGAGATCCTGAACCCTGAGTGGCACATCGCCACGCTGGGCGAGGGTGCCAAGCTGGTCATGGAGCTGACCTTTGACAAGGGCCGCGGCTATGTTCCCGCTGAGCGCAACAAGCAGGCCCTGATCGAGAAGAGCGACATCAGCACCCTGCCCGTGGACAGCATCTATACCCCCGTCCTCAAGGTCAACTACACGGTCGATCGTACCCGTGTAGGCCAGATCACCGACTTCGATAAGCTGATTATGGAAGTTTGGACTGACGGCACCTGCAATGCGCAGGAGGCCCTGAGTCTGGCAGCCCGCGTACTGACGGAGCACCTGAACCTGTTCGTGAACCTCTGCGATGAGACCGGCGAGACCGAGATCATGGTGGATAACGAAGATCAGGGCCGTGAGAAGGCACTCGAGATGACGATTGAAGAGCTGGACCTGAGCGTCCGCTCCTTCAACTGCCTCAAGCGTGCAGGCATCAACACGGTAGGTGACCTCATCGGTAAGAGCGAGGATGAGATGATGAAGGTCCGCAATCTGGGCCGCAAGTCTCTGGAAGAGGTCATGGCAAAGCTGGACAGCCTTGGTTTCTCTCTGACCAAGGAAGACGAAAACTAACCCCCCGCGACACGCGGATTCTATTGATAAGGAGTGAATCGAAATGCCCGGTACCCGTAAACTCGGTCGTGCCACCGACAGCCGCAACGCTATGCTGCGCGCTATGGTGACCTACCTGTTTGAGAACGGCAAAATCGAGACCACCGTCACCCGCGCCAAGGAAGTTCGTTCCATGGCTGAGAAGATGGTCACCCTCGGTAAGCAGGACGATCTGCACGCAAAGCGTCAGGTCTTCTCCTACATCACCAAGGAAGATATTGCCAAGAAGGTCATCGATGAGATCGGCCCCAAGTACGCTGACCGCAACGGCGGCTACACCCGCATCTACAAGATCGGACCCCGTCGCGGCGATGCTGCCGAGATGGCTATCATCGAGCTGGTCTGATTAGTCAGATAACTTGATAAAAAGACACCGCTTGCCCGCAAGGGCAGGCGGTGTTTTTGTTTTGATGAACTGCAGGGCTATGCAGGGGCGAGCATTGCTCGCCCGTGGAACCTCATTGTTATTGCCTTTTCGCCCTATGCCCTCCGTAGGGGCGGATTCCATATCCGCCCGCCCCGGCAGCAACTCGACACCGGGCCACCTCCCCACCGTGAGGGAAGGCTCTTTGCGCCCTGCGGGCGAAGCAACAACGAACAAGCGGGTGCGTACCATACGCTTCTTTTGTTCCTTCTTTGCAAAGAGGGAACCGAAGAAATTCCAAAATTAGATAAAAACACAGTTTTACACAAATTTGACAGCATACCCTTTGCGTCGCGCGCATATTTATGCTATAATGTCTAAAATGTGCTATTGCACATAAATTTAATAAAGAAAGAGTTGATAGTTCCCCAATGGACGATGGCAGTATATTTATGATCGTCGCACTGATAATCCTGATCGGTTTGTCTGCGTTTTTCTCGGCGGCAGAGACAGCGTACAATTCGCTGAATGAGATCCGCCTGCGGAGCAAGGCGGAGGACGGTGACGCCAGAGCGGCGCATACGCTCGCGCTGGTCGAGCGCTATGACAGCCTGCTCAGCACCATTCTGATCGGCAACAACATTGTGAATATCGGTGCGTCCTCTCTTGCCACCGTGCTGTTTACCCGCCTTGTCGGCGGCGTTTACGGCCCTACCGTCTCGACGATCGTCATGACCCTGCTGGTCCTGACCTTTGGCGAGATCACCCCCAAGAGCATGGCCAAGGAAATGCCCGAGACCCTTGCCATGAGCTTTGCCCCCGTGCTCAGCGCGCTGGTCACGATTTTTACACCGCTGAATGCCCTGTTCGGTGCGTGGAAGAAGTTCCTTGCTAAACGGTTCGATACCGGAGAAAAGGACACCATCACCGAAGGTGAACTGGTGACGATGGTCAGCGAGGCTGAGAAGGACGGCGAGCTGACGAACCGTGAAAGTGAGCTGATCCGCAGCGCCATCGAGTTTGACGATGTGGAGGCGCAGGATGTGCTTACCCCCCGCGTGGATGTAGTGGCTGTCGAGGATGATACCCCGATGGACGAAGTCATTGAGCGCTTCGCCGAGAGCGGCTACTCCCGCCTGCCGGTCTACCACGATACGATTGACAATATTATTGGTGTGGTACATGAAAAGGACTGCTTTGCAGCCCTGCAGAAGCACGACAAAAATGTCAAGCTGGAGGACCTTGTCGGCCCGACGCTGTACACGACCAGCGTGACCCAGATTTCCGCGCTGCTGCGTACCCTGCGTGAGAGCAAGCATCATATGGCCGTTGTGGTCGATGAATACGGCGGCACGGCCGGCATCATCACGCTGGAAGATATTCTGGAGGAACTGGTCGGCGAGATCTGGGACGAGCATGACGATGTGGTCGAGGATGTGCGCCAGCAGTCTGATGGCAGCTGGCTGATCTCCGGCAGCGCCAGCGTAGATGACACGGCCGAGGAGCTGGGCATCAAGGAGGATGACGACATTGATGCCGTGGCCATCGGCGGTCTGGTGCAGGAAAAGCTCAGCCGTCTGCCCAAGGTAGGGGATAAGTTCATCTGGGGTGACTTTGATGGTACCGTCACCCGCGCGACCAACCGCCGCGTGCAGGAGGTCCGGCTGATCCCCCGCAAGGTCCAGGACGAGAACGAAAAATAAATACTGATAAATAATCAGCGCCCGCCGAAAAATCAGCGGGCGCTTTTTTCAATAGGCCATGTATATTGAAAAAATCCCTGTAGGGGCCGATGCTTGCATCGGCCCGCAGAACGGTATATCAGCCGCAAGGTGCTGCGGGCGGATATGGAATCCGCCCCTACGGTAGG
Protein-coding sequences here:
- the infA gene encoding translation initiation factor IF-1; the protein is MSKEDVIEVEGIVREAMPNTVFKVELLNKEGKPNGHVVMAHISGKLRTNFIRILPGDKVTMEMSPYDLTKARITWRSK
- the rpmJ gene encoding 50S ribosomal protein L36, yielding MKVKPSVKPICEKCKVIKRKGRVMIICANPKHKQRQG
- the rpsD gene encoding 30S ribosomal protein S4 codes for the protein MAKNTQPIAKRCRALGISPAVMGYGKKTTNRNPGGQMRKKKSEYATQLNEKQKVKFVYGILENQFHTYYEKASRMPGQTGVNLLILVERRLDNVVYRLGFAKTRRDARQLVSHNHFTVNGKRVNIPSYQVKAGDVIEVIESSRSSVKFSKLLGEEAPVVLLPSWLERDKNALKGTVTKLPVREDIDVPIAEHLIVELYSK
- the rpsK gene encoding 30S ribosomal protein S11 is translated as MAANKATAAKTRTKKKERKNISAGAAHIQSTFNNTIVTITDTQGNTVSWCSTGALNFRGSRKSTPYAAQSAAEVAAKAAIEHGMKTVEVYVKGPGSGRESAIRALQATGLEVTMIRDVTPIPHNGCRPPKRRRV
- a CDS encoding DNA-directed RNA polymerase subunit alpha; the protein is MMEIERPKIETAALSPDGRYGKFVVEPLERGFGTTLGNSLRRVLLSSLPGVAVTSVKIDGVVHEFTTIEGVREDVTEIVLNLKGVAAKIYGEAPKTVRVEAVGPCEVTAGTIKGGDDLEILNPEWHIATLGEGAKLVMELTFDKGRGYVPAERNKQALIEKSDISTLPVDSIYTPVLKVNYTVDRTRVGQITDFDKLIMEVWTDGTCNAQEALSLAARVLTEHLNLFVNLCDETGETEIMVDNEDQGREKALEMTIEELDLSVRSFNCLKRAGINTVGDLIGKSEDEMMKVRNLGRKSLEEVMAKLDSLGFSLTKEDEN
- a CDS encoding hemolysin family protein, which produces MDDGSIFMIVALIILIGLSAFFSAAETAYNSLNEIRLRSKAEDGDARAAHTLALVERYDSLLSTILIGNNIVNIGASSLATVLFTRLVGGVYGPTVSTIVMTLLVLTFGEITPKSMAKEMPETLAMSFAPVLSALVTIFTPLNALFGAWKKFLAKRFDTGEKDTITEGELVTMVSEAEKDGELTNRESELIRSAIEFDDVEAQDVLTPRVDVVAVEDDTPMDEVIERFAESGYSRLPVYHDTIDNIIGVVHEKDCFAALQKHDKNVKLEDLVGPTLYTTSVTQISALLRTLRESKHHMAVVVDEYGGTAGIITLEDILEELVGEIWDEHDDVVEDVRQQSDGSWLISGSASVDDTAEELGIKEDDDIDAVAIGGLVQEKLSRLPKVGDKFIWGDFDGTVTRATNRRVQEVRLIPRKVQDENEK
- a CDS encoding KOW domain-containing RNA-binding protein, whose product is MDFVRGQLVRSKAGRDKTRTLAVLAVDGPMLLVADGDLRKLDNPKRKKMQHVAPTTTVLENELLKSDQQLRDAIRAYDAARN
- the rplQ gene encoding 50S ribosomal protein L17 — protein: MPGTRKLGRATDSRNAMLRAMVTYLFENGKIETTVTRAKEVRSMAEKMVTLGKQDDLHAKRQVFSYITKEDIAKKVIDEIGPKYADRNGGYTRIYKIGPRRGDAAEMAIIELV
- the rpsM gene encoding 30S ribosomal protein S13; translation: MARIAGVDLPREKRIEVGLTYVYGIGQSTADEILAGTGINPDTRVKDLTADEEAKIRDYIDKNNIMVEGDLRRNVALDIKRLTEIQCYRGVRHRKGLPCRGQRTKTNARTCKGPKRTVANKKK
- the map gene encoding type I methionyl aminopeptidase translates to MIQIKNAAELQKMRKACAISAAALKAGGEAIEPGITTAEIDKIIYDFIVRHGARPNFLHLYGFPATACISVNDTVIHGIPTRQQQIRPGDIVSIDTGCKIDGFNGDNACTYGCGKLDLEAQRLLDVTKESLHRGIEMARGGNRVGDIGHAVQSYVEENGFSVVRSFVGHGVGKELHEDPEVPNFGNAGRGPRLVPGMCIAVEPMVCQYKYAVKTLKDGWTVKTCDGGLAAHFEHTMAITTAGAEVLTYGWEEPGWTL
- a CDS encoding adenylate kinase; translated protein: MKLILLGAPGAGKGTQAEILCDKLGIPTISTGNILRAAVKEGTPMGKKAKSFMDAGALVPDDVIVGIVKERLAEPDCAKGFILDGMPRTIAQGEALEQMGVEIDKVVNLIVEDEAITRRMSGRRVCAKCGASYHIVNKPSAKEGVCDRCGGELAIRKDDEPATVLDRLKAYHEQTEPLVEFYRQRGKLVEVPDQGSIEATTAFLLKLLEA